From a region of the Mycobacterium sp. SMC-8 genome:
- a CDS encoding peptidylprolyl isomerase, with product MPTNEQRRATAKRKLERQMEHRAERERKRRLYTIIGSAVAAVVIVAAVVATIVITNRDSGTQTASASSTTATTEPSSPLDMPAPAEAGALPEFTAPENLGGDCQYPAAEPASKENTPPRSGKVPTEPAHVSASMVTDQGNIGLQLDNGKSPCTVNSFASLAQQGYFNDTPCHRLTTSDSLGVLQCGDPTGEGTGGPGYQFANEYPTDQYQPDDPALGQPVVYPRGTLAMANAGPGTNGSQFFLVYQDSQLPPQYTVFGTIDETGLATLDKIAAEGVDGGGPDGPPKLATTVKSIQLD from the coding sequence GTGCCGACGAACGAACAACGGCGTGCGACCGCCAAGCGCAAGCTCGAGCGACAGATGGAGCATCGGGCCGAGCGTGAGCGCAAGCGCCGCCTGTACACGATCATCGGATCGGCGGTGGCAGCCGTCGTCATCGTCGCCGCCGTGGTCGCCACCATCGTGATCACCAACCGCGACTCCGGCACCCAGACCGCGTCCGCTTCCAGCACCACCGCCACCACCGAGCCGTCGTCGCCACTCGACATGCCGGCGCCGGCGGAGGCCGGGGCCCTGCCCGAGTTCACCGCACCGGAAAATCTGGGCGGCGACTGCCAGTACCCCGCGGCCGAGCCGGCCAGCAAGGAGAACACCCCGCCGCGCAGTGGCAAGGTGCCCACCGAGCCTGCCCATGTCAGCGCCAGCATGGTCACCGACCAGGGCAACATCGGGCTGCAACTCGACAACGGCAAGTCGCCGTGCACGGTCAACAGCTTCGCCAGCCTGGCACAGCAGGGCTACTTCAACGACACCCCGTGCCACCGCCTCACCACCAGCGACTCTCTCGGGGTGCTGCAGTGCGGCGACCCGACCGGTGAGGGCACCGGCGGTCCCGGCTACCAGTTCGCCAACGAGTACCCGACCGACCAGTACCAGCCCGACGATCCTGCGCTAGGCCAGCCCGTGGTGTACCCGCGCGGCACGCTGGCGATGGCCAATGCCGGCCCCGGCACCAACGGCAGCCAGTTTTTCCTCGTCTACCAGGATTCGCAGCTGCCGCCGCAGTACACGGTCTTCGGCACGATCGACGAGACCGGTCTGGCCACCCTGGACAAGATCGCGGCCGAGGGCGTCGACGGTGGCGGGCCCGACGGACCGCCCAAGCTGGCGACCACGGTGAAGTCCATCCAGCTGGACTGA
- a CDS encoding adenine phosphoribosyltransferase has product MEHGSLEAEPVSDIADVIASLVREVPDFPEPGIQFKDLTPVLADAHGLAQVSRAIADAARGADLIAGVDARGFLLGGAVAISLGIGVLAVRKGGKLPPPVISQTYSLEYGTATLEVPAEGIDLAGRCVVIIDDVLATGGTLAATHQLLTRVGANVTGAVVMMELTALGGRTALGPLEVTSLYTV; this is encoded by the coding sequence ATGGAACATGGATCGTTGGAAGCTGAGCCAGTGAGCGACATCGCCGACGTGATCGCGTCCCTGGTGCGGGAGGTCCCGGACTTCCCCGAACCTGGCATCCAGTTCAAGGACCTGACGCCGGTGCTCGCCGACGCGCACGGGCTGGCGCAGGTGAGCAGGGCCATCGCCGACGCCGCGCGCGGGGCGGACCTGATCGCCGGGGTGGACGCCCGCGGCTTCCTGCTCGGTGGTGCGGTCGCGATCAGCCTGGGCATCGGTGTTCTCGCGGTGCGCAAGGGCGGCAAACTGCCACCCCCGGTCATCAGCCAGACCTACTCCCTGGAATACGGCACGGCCACGCTGGAGGTCCCCGCCGAGGGCATCGATCTGGCGGGCCGCTGCGTGGTGATCATCGACGATGTACTGGCCACCGGTGGCACGCTGGCCGCCACCCATCAGTTGCTCACCCGGGTCGGCGCGAACGTGACCGGTGCGGTGGTGATGATGGAGCTCACGGCGCTGGGCGGTCGCACCGCGCTGGGACCGCTCGAGGTGACCAGTCTCTACACCGTCTGA
- a CDS encoding bifunctional (p)ppGpp synthetase/guanosine-3',5'-bis(diphosphate) 3'-pyrophosphohydrolase: MADKVRTEPASQAVQSPSRPPVSSPETQPLELPRGDSTKPATSASRRVRARLARRMTSQRSTINPVLEPLVAVHREIYPKADLTLLQTAYEVAEQRHADQLRRSGDPYITHPLAVANILAELGMDTTTLIAALLHDTVEDTGYTLEQLTQEFGTEVGHLVDGVTKLDKVALGTAAEGETIRKMIIAMARDPRVLVIKVADRLHNMRTMRFLPPEKQARKARETLEVIAPLAHRLGMATVKWELEDLSFAILHPKKYEEIVRLVADRAPSRDTYLAKVRAEITATLNASKINAVVEGRPKHYWSIYQKMIVKGRDFDDIHDLVGVRILCDELRDCYAAVGVVHSLWQPIAGRFKDYIAQPRFGVYQSLHTTVVGPEGKPLEVQIRTIDMHKTAEYGIAAHWRYKEAKGRNGVPPSHAATEIDDMAWMRQLLDWQREAADPGEFLESLRYDLAVQEIFVFTPKGDVITLPTGSTPVDFAYAVHTEVGHRCIGARVNGRLVALERKLENGEVVEVFTSKAPNAGPSRDWQTFVVSPRAKAKIRQWFAKERREEALESGKEAIAREVRRGGLPLQRLMNAETITALARELRYTDVSALYTAVGEGHVSARHVVQRLVAQLGGDDEAADEIAERSTPATMPVRQRTNDDVGVAVPGAPGVLTKLAKCCTPVPGDNIMGFVTRGGGVSVHRTDCTNASSLQQQSERIIDVQWAPSPSSVFLVAIQVEALDRHRLLSDVTRVLADEKVNILSASVTTSNDRVAISRFTFEMGDPKHLGHVLNVVRNVEGVYDVYRVTSAA, translated from the coding sequence ATGGCCGACAAGGTTCGGACCGAGCCCGCCAGCCAGGCTGTGCAGTCGCCGTCCCGGCCGCCGGTGTCCAGCCCGGAGACCCAGCCGTTGGAGCTGCCCCGCGGCGACAGCACCAAACCGGCCACCAGCGCGTCCCGCCGGGTGCGGGCCAGGCTGGCCCGTCGGATGACGTCCCAGCGCAGCACGATCAACCCGGTGCTCGAACCGCTTGTCGCAGTGCACCGCGAGATCTACCCGAAGGCCGACCTGACGTTGCTGCAGACGGCCTACGAAGTCGCCGAGCAACGGCATGCCGACCAGCTGCGCCGCTCCGGCGACCCGTACATCACCCATCCGCTGGCGGTCGCGAACATCCTGGCCGAGCTCGGGATGGACACCACCACGCTGATCGCCGCGCTGCTCCACGACACCGTCGAGGACACCGGCTACACGCTCGAGCAGTTGACCCAGGAGTTCGGGACCGAGGTCGGCCACCTCGTCGACGGTGTCACCAAGCTTGACAAGGTCGCGCTCGGCACGGCGGCCGAGGGCGAGACCATCCGCAAGATGATCATCGCGATGGCGCGTGACCCACGGGTGCTGGTGATCAAGGTCGCCGACCGGCTGCACAACATGCGCACGATGCGTTTCCTGCCGCCCGAGAAGCAGGCCCGCAAGGCTCGCGAAACGCTGGAAGTCATTGCGCCCCTTGCTCATCGGCTCGGGATGGCGACGGTCAAGTGGGAACTGGAGGATCTGTCGTTCGCGATCCTGCATCCGAAGAAGTACGAGGAGATCGTGCGGCTGGTCGCCGACCGGGCCCCGTCGCGGGACACCTATCTGGCCAAGGTGCGCGCCGAGATCACCGCGACCCTGAACGCGTCGAAGATCAACGCTGTGGTCGAGGGCCGGCCGAAACACTACTGGTCGATCTATCAGAAGATGATCGTCAAGGGCCGTGACTTCGATGACATCCACGACCTGGTCGGCGTACGCATTCTGTGCGACGAGCTGCGAGACTGTTATGCCGCCGTCGGCGTGGTGCACTCGCTGTGGCAACCCATCGCCGGGCGGTTCAAGGACTACATCGCCCAGCCGCGGTTCGGGGTGTACCAGTCGCTGCACACCACGGTCGTGGGCCCCGAGGGCAAGCCGCTGGAGGTGCAGATCCGCACCATCGACATGCACAAGACCGCCGAGTACGGCATCGCCGCGCACTGGCGTTACAAGGAAGCCAAGGGCCGCAACGGAGTTCCGCCCAGCCACGCCGCCACCGAGATCGACGACATGGCGTGGATGCGCCAGCTGCTCGACTGGCAGCGGGAGGCCGCCGACCCCGGTGAGTTCCTCGAATCGCTGCGCTACGACCTCGCGGTGCAGGAGATCTTCGTGTTCACCCCGAAGGGGGATGTGATCACGCTGCCCACCGGGTCGACACCGGTGGACTTCGCCTACGCGGTGCACACCGAGGTGGGGCACCGCTGCATCGGCGCCCGTGTCAACGGTCGGCTGGTCGCGCTGGAACGCAAGCTCGAAAACGGGGAAGTGGTGGAGGTTTTCACCTCCAAAGCCCCGAATGCGGGGCCGTCGCGGGACTGGCAGACCTTTGTCGTCTCACCGCGGGCCAAGGCCAAGATCCGGCAGTGGTTCGCCAAGGAGCGCCGCGAGGAGGCGCTGGAATCCGGCAAGGAGGCCATCGCCCGCGAAGTCCGCCGTGGCGGACTTCCGTTGCAGCGGCTGATGAATGCCGAGACCATCACCGCGCTGGCCCGGGAGCTGCGCTACACCGACGTGTCGGCGCTCTACACGGCTGTCGGTGAGGGGCATGTCTCGGCGCGGCACGTCGTGCAGCGGCTGGTGGCCCAGCTCGGCGGCGACGACGAGGCCGCCGACGAGATCGCCGAGCGGTCTACGCCGGCGACCATGCCGGTGCGGCAGCGCACCAACGATGACGTCGGCGTCGCGGTGCCGGGCGCGCCCGGCGTGCTGACCAAGCTCGCCAAGTGCTGCACGCCGGTGCCCGGCGACAACATCATGGGCTTCGTGACCCGCGGCGGCGGGGTCAGCGTGCACCGCACCGACTGCACGAATGCGTCGTCTTTGCAACAACAGTCGGAGCGCATCATCGATGTCCAGTGGGCGCCGTCGCCGTCGTCGGTGTTCCTGGTCGCCATCCAGGTGGAGGCGCTCGACCGGCACCGGTTGCTGTCGGATGTGACCCGGGTGCTCGCCGACGAGAAGGTCAACATCCTCTCGGCGTCGGTGACCACGTCCAACGACCGGGTCGCGATCAGCCGGTTCACCTTCGAGATGGGGGACCCCAAGCACCTCGGTCACGTGCTCAACGTGGTGCGCAACGTGGAGGGCGTCTACGACGTCTACCGCGTGACGTCAGCGGCGTGA
- a CDS encoding MBL fold metallo-hydrolase has translation MLITGFPAGMLACNCYVLAPRQGADAIVVDPGQRAMGPLRRILDENRLTPAAVLLTHGHIDHIWSAQKVADTYGCPAFIHPADRHMLTDPIKGFGRGFLGGLARTALGAMFREPRQVLELDRDGDKIELGGITVAVDHTPGHTQGSVVFRVEHGPEQVAFTGDTLFRATVGRTDLPGGSGRDLLESIVTKLLVLDDDTLVLPGHGERSTIGIERHTNPFLEGLTP, from the coding sequence GTGTTGATCACCGGATTCCCGGCCGGCATGTTGGCGTGCAACTGCTACGTGCTGGCCCCGCGGCAGGGCGCCGACGCCATCGTCGTCGACCCCGGCCAGCGGGCGATGGGTCCGCTGCGCCGGATCCTCGACGAGAACCGGCTGACCCCGGCCGCGGTACTCCTCACGCACGGGCATATCGACCACATATGGTCGGCGCAGAAGGTGGCCGACACCTACGGGTGCCCGGCCTTCATCCACCCGGCCGACCGGCACATGCTCACCGACCCGATCAAGGGCTTCGGGAGGGGGTTTCTCGGCGGCCTGGCGCGCACCGCGCTCGGAGCCATGTTCCGCGAGCCCAGACAGGTGCTCGAACTGGACCGCGACGGGGACAAGATCGAGCTCGGCGGGATCACCGTCGCCGTCGACCACACCCCCGGCCACACCCAGGGCTCGGTGGTGTTCCGCGTCGAGCACGGGCCCGAGCAGGTGGCCTTCACTGGCGACACGTTATTCCGGGCGACGGTCGGACGGACCGACCTGCCCGGCGGCAGCGGGCGGGACCTGCTCGAATCGATCGTCACAAAACTGCTGGTCCTCGACGACGACACTCTGGTATTGCCGGGGCACGGCGAGCGCAGCACCATCGGCATCGAACGCCACACCAACCCATTCCTCGAAGGTTTGACTCCGTGA
- the secF gene encoding protein translocase subunit SecF, with amino-acid sequence MATRHRTDNDESGAIEAPDLESAATGAAKHGFFVRLYTGTGAFEVIGKRKLWYTVSGLIILVSLGAMLLRGFTFGIDFEGGTKVSFPRSDTQATTSQVETVFTDTIGNPPESVVIVGAGDSATFQIRSETLDNEQIIELRKALFDAFQPKGPDGQPSEQAISDSAVSETWGGQITQKALIALVVFLVLAAIYITVRYERYMAIAALATLVFDLVVTAGVYALVGFEVTPATVIGLLTILGFSLYDTVIVFDKVEENTDGFEHTTRRTFAEQANLAVNQTFMRSINTSLISVLPIIALMVIAVWLLGVGTLMDLALVQLVGVIVGTYSSIYFATPLLVSLRERTELVSKHTRRVLNRRQTAAAKAGGADLTGADALADDDAVTAEPAAVVSTPPAPAPDKPAPGARPVRPTSSRTGRPSGKRTPRNR; translated from the coding sequence ATGGCGACACGTCACCGCACAGACAACGACGAATCCGGCGCGATCGAGGCGCCCGACCTGGAGTCCGCCGCGACCGGCGCAGCCAAGCACGGCTTCTTCGTCCGGCTCTACACAGGCACCGGCGCCTTCGAGGTCATCGGCAAACGCAAGCTGTGGTACACGGTCAGCGGGCTGATCATTTTGGTGTCGCTCGGCGCGATGCTGTTGCGCGGGTTCACCTTCGGCATCGACTTCGAGGGTGGCACCAAGGTGTCGTTCCCCCGCAGCGACACCCAGGCCACCACCTCGCAGGTCGAGACCGTCTTCACCGACACCATCGGCAACCCGCCGGAATCGGTCGTGATCGTCGGCGCCGGCGACTCGGCGACGTTCCAGATCCGTTCGGAGACCCTGGACAACGAGCAGATCATCGAGCTGCGCAAGGCGCTGTTCGACGCGTTCCAGCCGAAAGGACCGGACGGCCAGCCCAGCGAACAGGCCATCTCCGACTCCGCGGTGTCGGAGACCTGGGGTGGGCAGATCACCCAGAAGGCGCTGATCGCGCTCGTGGTCTTCCTCGTGCTGGCGGCCATTTACATCACGGTGCGCTACGAGCGATACATGGCGATCGCGGCGCTGGCGACCCTGGTGTTCGACCTCGTCGTGACCGCCGGGGTGTACGCACTCGTCGGCTTCGAGGTCACCCCGGCCACCGTCATCGGCCTGCTGACGATTCTGGGCTTCTCGCTCTACGACACGGTCATCGTGTTCGACAAGGTCGAGGAGAACACCGACGGGTTCGAGCACACCACCCGCCGGACGTTCGCCGAGCAGGCCAACCTGGCGGTGAACCAGACCTTCATGCGGTCGATCAACACCAGCCTGATCTCCGTGCTGCCGATCATCGCGCTGATGGTGATCGCGGTGTGGCTGCTCGGCGTCGGCACGCTCATGGATCTCGCGCTCGTCCAGCTGGTCGGCGTGATCGTCGGCACCTATTCGTCGATCTACTTCGCCACACCGCTGCTGGTGAGCCTGCGCGAACGCACCGAGCTGGTCAGCAAGCACACCCGCCGGGTGCTCAACCGCCGTCAGACGGCGGCGGCCAAGGCCGGCGGCGCCGACCTGACCGGGGCCGACGCGCTCGCCGACGACGACGCCGTGACGGCCGAACCCGCGGCCGTGGTGTCCACACCGCCGGCTCCCGCGCCTGACAAGCCTGCCCCCGGCGCCCGCCCCGTGCGGCCCACCAGCAGCCGGACCGGGCGACCGTCGGGTAAGCGCACCCCGCGGAACCGGTAG
- the hisS gene encoding histidine--tRNA ligase, with amino-acid sequence MTDSFKAPKGVPDYFPPDSAEFVAVRAGLLAAARRAGYGDIELPIFEDTALFARGVGESTDVVSKEMYTFADRGERSVTLRPEGTAGVMRAVIEHGLDRGQLPVKLCYAGPFFRYERPQAGRYRQLQQVGVEAIGIDDPALDAEVIAVADAGFRSLGLDGFRLEITSLGDDSCRPQYRELLQDFLFKLDLDEETRHRAQINPLRVLDDKRPHVKEMTADAPVMLDHLSDAAKAHFDTVLAHLDALSVPYVINPRMVRGLDYYTKTTFEFVHDGLGAQSGIGGGGRYDGLMSQLGGRDLSGIGFGLGVDRTLLALRAEGKAAGETARVDVYAVPLGADAKVRLAVLAAQLRGAGVRVDVAYGDRSLKGAMKGADRSGASIALVAGDRDLEAGTVGVKSMATGEQVDIALDQVVAEVLSRLA; translated from the coding sequence GTGACTGACTCGTTCAAGGCGCCCAAGGGCGTCCCCGACTACTTCCCGCCGGACTCGGCCGAGTTCGTCGCCGTACGCGCAGGGCTGCTGGCCGCAGCCCGACGCGCCGGCTACGGCGACATCGAGCTGCCGATCTTCGAGGACACCGCGCTGTTCGCGCGCGGGGTGGGGGAGTCCACCGACGTGGTCTCCAAGGAGATGTACACCTTCGCCGATCGCGGTGAGCGATCGGTGACACTGCGGCCCGAAGGCACCGCCGGCGTGATGCGGGCGGTCATCGAGCATGGCCTCGACCGTGGTCAGCTGCCCGTCAAGCTGTGTTACGCCGGCCCGTTCTTCCGTTACGAGCGCCCGCAGGCAGGCCGGTATCGGCAGCTGCAGCAGGTGGGCGTCGAAGCGATCGGCATCGACGATCCCGCGCTGGACGCCGAGGTGATCGCTGTCGCCGACGCCGGGTTCCGATCTCTGGGCCTTGACGGGTTCCGGCTGGAGATCACCTCGCTGGGCGATGACAGTTGCCGGCCGCAGTACCGGGAACTGTTGCAGGACTTCCTGTTCAAGCTGGATCTGGACGAAGAAACGCGGCACCGCGCGCAGATCAACCCGCTGCGGGTGCTCGATGACAAGCGCCCGCACGTGAAGGAGATGACCGCCGACGCGCCGGTCATGCTCGATCACCTCTCCGACGCGGCCAAGGCACACTTCGACACCGTGCTCGCGCACCTGGACGCGTTGTCGGTGCCGTACGTGATCAACCCGCGGATGGTGCGCGGGCTGGACTACTACACCAAGACGACGTTCGAGTTCGTCCACGACGGGCTCGGCGCCCAGTCCGGCATCGGCGGCGGGGGCCGTTACGACGGCCTGATGTCACAGCTGGGTGGCCGGGACCTGTCCGGGATCGGCTTCGGCCTCGGGGTGGACCGCACGCTGCTGGCGCTGCGCGCCGAGGGCAAGGCGGCCGGGGAGACGGCGCGGGTGGACGTGTACGCGGTGCCGCTGGGGGCCGACGCCAAGGTGCGGCTGGCAGTACTGGCCGCGCAGTTGCGGGGGGCCGGGGTACGCGTCGACGTCGCCTACGGCGACCGGAGTCTCAAGGGCGCGATGAAGGGCGCCGACCGGTCGGGGGCCTCGATCGCGCTGGTGGCCGGGGACCGGGATCTGGAGGCCGGCACGGTCGGGGTGAAGAGCATGGCCACCGGCGAGCAGGTCGACATCGCACTCGATCAGGTTGTCGCAGAAGTCCTTTCCCGTCTGGCGTAG
- a CDS encoding helix-turn-helix domain-containing protein: MASLDILLHPVRMRIVQAMLDGSELTAGDLRAELPEIPAASLYRHIATLSEAGVLEVARERQVRGAVERTFRLHLPSAVVSPQQARDLTREDHRRAFAAFVAMLMADFDRYLAAPEVDVVADGVAFTQAALWLDDDEMHALRDELAAVITARMGNRRSAGRTKRLLSTVLMPAR; this comes from the coding sequence ATGGCTTCGCTCGATATCCTGCTGCACCCGGTTCGCATGCGCATCGTCCAGGCGATGCTGGACGGCAGTGAACTGACCGCCGGTGACCTGCGGGCCGAGCTACCCGAGATCCCAGCGGCGTCGCTGTACCGGCACATCGCCACGCTCTCTGAAGCCGGCGTGCTGGAAGTGGCGCGCGAGCGACAAGTGCGAGGGGCCGTCGAGCGGACCTTCCGCCTGCACCTGCCCTCCGCGGTGGTCTCCCCGCAGCAGGCGCGCGACTTGACCCGTGAAGACCACCGCCGCGCGTTCGCCGCCTTCGTCGCGATGCTGATGGCGGACTTCGACCGCTACCTGGCGGCCCCCGAGGTCGACGTCGTAGCCGACGGCGTGGCCTTCACCCAGGCCGCGCTGTGGTTGGACGACGACGAAATGCACGCGCTCCGGGACGAACTCGCCGCGGTGATCACGGCACGCATGGGCAATCGCCGCAGCGCGGGCCGCACCAAACGGTTGCTCAGCACCGTGCTGATGCCCGCGCGCTGA
- a CDS encoding ABC transporter substrate-binding protein translates to MADRWRLRARRAPRPRRAIALTAVLAVVGGLGLTSCGDATADTVDYAVDGALVTYNTNTVVGAASGGPQAFARVLTGFNYHGPDGQIVGDHDFGTISVVGRSPLILDYEIKAEAVYSDGKPITCDDMVLAWASQSGRFPGFDAASRAGYVDIASVDCAPGQKKARVSFAPERGFTDYGQLFAATSMMPAHVIADVLGLGDGGVTRALLDNDRPTVERIAQVWNTTWDLTPDLDLKKFPSSGPYKMDSVTEDGAVKLVANDKWWGTTPVTAEITVWPRSADMQDKVNEGAYDVVDIATGSSGTLNLPDDYVRTDSPSAGVEQLIFAPGGPLAAVPARRALALCTPRDVIARNAEVPVANTRLNSATVDAYSAAEVTPQVNEFAVANPDAARAALDGAPLTVRIGYQTPNARLAATVGAIAKACAPAGITVEDVAGENVGPLSLRNNEIDVLIATVGGAAGSGSTGSSTMDAYALHSANGNNLPRYRNERIDAIIATLAVVSDPKEIARLLGEAAPILWGDMPTLPLYRQQRTLLTSAKMYAVSGNPTRWGAGWNMDRWKLSQ, encoded by the coding sequence ATGGCCGATCGCTGGCGCCTGCGAGCCCGCCGGGCACCTCGCCCACGTCGCGCGATCGCGTTGACCGCGGTGCTGGCCGTGGTGGGCGGGCTGGGGTTGACCTCGTGCGGGGACGCCACCGCCGACACCGTCGACTACGCCGTGGACGGAGCGCTGGTCACCTACAACACCAACACCGTCGTCGGCGCCGCATCGGGCGGACCGCAGGCGTTCGCACGCGTCCTGACCGGGTTCAACTATCACGGGCCGGACGGTCAGATCGTCGGCGACCACGACTTCGGCACCATCTCGGTGGTGGGCCGCAGCCCGCTGATCCTGGACTACGAGATCAAGGCCGAGGCGGTGTACTCCGACGGCAAACCGATCACCTGCGACGACATGGTGCTGGCATGGGCGTCGCAGTCGGGCCGGTTCCCGGGATTCGACGCGGCCAGCCGCGCGGGCTACGTCGACATCGCGAGCGTCGACTGCGCGCCGGGGCAGAAGAAGGCCCGGGTGTCGTTCGCTCCGGAACGCGGTTTCACCGACTACGGCCAGCTGTTCGCGGCGACGTCGATGATGCCGGCCCACGTGATCGCCGACGTCCTCGGTCTCGGTGACGGCGGGGTGACCCGGGCGCTGCTCGACAACGACCGCCCGACCGTCGAGCGCATCGCGCAGGTGTGGAACACCACCTGGGACCTGACGCCAGACCTCGACCTGAAGAAGTTCCCATCCTCGGGCCCCTACAAGATGGACTCCGTCACCGAGGACGGCGCGGTGAAACTGGTGGCCAACGACAAATGGTGGGGCACCACACCGGTCACCGCCGAGATCACCGTGTGGCCGCGCAGCGCCGACATGCAGGACAAGGTCAACGAGGGCGCCTATGACGTCGTCGATATCGCCACCGGGTCGTCGGGCACGCTGAACCTGCCCGACGACTACGTGCGCACCGACTCGCCGTCGGCGGGCGTCGAACAGCTCATCTTCGCCCCGGGTGGCCCGCTGGCCGCGGTGCCGGCGCGCCGGGCATTGGCCCTGTGCACACCCCGTGACGTGATCGCCCGCAACGCCGAGGTGCCGGTGGCCAACACGCGGCTGAACAGCGCGACGGTGGACGCTTACAGCGCCGCCGAAGTCACGCCGCAGGTCAACGAGTTCGCGGTGGCCAACCCCGACGCCGCGCGCGCCGCGCTGGACGGGGCGCCCCTGACCGTGCGGATCGGCTACCAGACCCCCAACGCGCGTCTGGCCGCGACCGTCGGCGCCATCGCGAAGGCGTGTGCCCCCGCGGGCATCACCGTCGAGGACGTGGCGGGGGAGAATGTCGGCCCGTTGTCGTTGCGCAACAATGAGATCGACGTGCTGATCGCCACCGTCGGGGGAGCGGCGGGCAGCGGGTCGACGGGCTCGTCGACGATGGATGCCTACGCGTTGCACAGCGCCAACGGCAACAACCTGCCCCGCTACCGCAACGAGCGCATCGACGCGATCATCGCAACGCTGGCCGTCGTCTCCGACCCGAAGGAGATCGCGCGGCTGCTCGGTGAGGCCGCGCCGATTCTGTGGGGCGACATGCCGACGCTGCCGCTGTACCGCCAGCAGCGCACGCTGCTGACCTCGGCCAAGATGTACGCGGTGAGCGGCAATCCGACACGATGGGGCGCGGGATGGAACATGGATCGTTGGAAGCTGAGCCAGTGA
- a CDS encoding SigB/SigF/SigG family RNA polymerase sigma factor — MFAQLTACAADDERRRWRQRIITECVPLADHIAVRFVGRGEPSEDLVQVARMGLVKSVDRYDPAKGRFAAFAVPTIRGEVCRHFRDHTWSIRVPRHIQETQLRVRDAVETLSRSLNRSPTNPELARELGIGSDDVAQSSSAHWAYQPLSLDASRSGPGGPDPTLLGTIHGAEDPHFETVEDRIVLQDAIGALTPRSRAILGMRYFNGLSQREIGRRLGISHVQVSRLLNAALTLLRRRLTADAASTASGSRTDSVPTDVAGVAMDFER, encoded by the coding sequence ATGTTCGCGCAGTTGACTGCCTGCGCGGCGGACGACGAGCGCAGGCGTTGGCGACAACGGATCATCACCGAGTGTGTGCCGCTGGCCGACCACATCGCCGTCCGATTTGTCGGGCGCGGCGAACCGTCCGAGGACCTGGTCCAGGTTGCCCGGATGGGGTTGGTCAAGAGCGTGGACCGCTACGACCCCGCCAAGGGGCGATTCGCGGCGTTCGCGGTGCCGACCATTCGCGGGGAGGTGTGTCGGCACTTTCGCGACCACACTTGGTCGATCCGCGTTCCTCGCCACATTCAGGAGACACAGCTGCGAGTGCGGGACGCGGTGGAGACACTCTCTCGGAGCTTGAACCGGTCACCGACGAACCCCGAGTTGGCGCGGGAACTCGGCATCGGCAGCGACGACGTGGCCCAGTCGAGCTCTGCGCATTGGGCGTATCAACCGCTGTCACTCGATGCGTCTCGTTCGGGGCCGGGTGGACCGGATCCGACGTTGCTCGGAACGATTCACGGCGCGGAAGACCCCCACTTCGAGACCGTCGAGGATCGCATCGTGCTACAGGACGCCATCGGCGCGCTGACTCCTCGATCCCGCGCGATTCTCGGTATGCGCTACTTCAACGGCCTGTCCCAGCGAGAAATCGGTCGCCGACTGGGCATTTCTCATGTTCAGGTGTCTCGGCTGCTGAATGCGGCGCTAACCCTGCTGCGACGGCGATTGACCGCCGACGCCGCGTCGACAGCGAGCGGAAGCCGAACAGATTCGGTACCGACGGATGTGGCCGGCGTCGCCATGGACTTTGAGAGGTAG
- a CDS encoding lipoprotein LpqH: MGARLVRIQNLAGFTGSSWNADPATAPVEADATFSDGVCTITGTAVGYYVDEPGDTDTAHFELRTGC, encoded by the coding sequence GTGGGCGCGCGACTGGTCCGGATTCAGAATCTGGCCGGCTTCACCGGCAGTTCGTGGAACGCCGATCCGGCGACCGCCCCGGTCGAAGCCGATGCCACGTTCTCCGATGGGGTATGCACGATCACCGGAACCGCGGTGGGGTATTACGTCGACGAACCCGGGGACACAGACACCGCGCACTTCGAGCTCAGGACAGGTTGCTAG